TTGGACCTCAGGCTGAGAACAGCGAATGGGTCGAATACCAAGTTCATCACATATTTAACTCTTGGTTTGATTGGCGAAGAAAGTTCCGCCCGTTGGACGGCGCTGCGATCTCGACGGCCGATCAAGAAATCCCGGATTTCAAAAGACAACAAGCCTACACGGAAGAGCTTTTGACGGAGTTGGCAGAGCGTTTTGAACGTGAGATCCCAAAATTTTCTCCGCGGTACATAGGCCACATGTTTTCCGAAATAAGTCTTCCCGCACTGTTCGGCCACATTCTGACGTTGCTTCATAATCCAAATAATATTTCCGCCGAGTCTGCACCTGTCGGCGTTGAAATCGAAAACGAAGCGCTGCAAGAGCTTGCGAAGATGATGGGGTATAAAAGTGCCCTCGGGCATTTCACCAGTGGCGGCACAGTGGCGAATTATGAAATGCTCTTTCGTGCGCGAGCGAAAGTCGAACAGCGCGGGCATTCGATGGATTCCGCAGTCTTATTGGTGCCAGCGCATAAACACTATTCGTGGGTGAAGGGTGCATATGTTTTTGGTATCAAGAACTACTGGGCAATTCCGCTAGATGATGATGGACATTTAGACACGGCTGCGCTGTCAGGCCTCATCGATAAGGCGAACGCGGAAAATCGGCCGATCATTGGTGTGATCAGTGTACTTGGTACGACTGAAATGGGACTTCTTGATCCGATTCACAAAGTCCAAGCGGTGCTCGACGAAAAGCAGACACTTGGCCAAGCCATTTGGCACCACATTGATGCGGCTTACGGTGCATTTTTTAGAACAGTGATTGGCGACGATGAGGAAATTCAAAGCGTGCTTAGTCAAAGTGCAGTGGAGGCGCTAAAGGCGGTGCCGCTGGCGGACTCAATCACGCTTGATCCGCATAAGCTTGGGTATGTGCCCTATGCCTCTGGTGTATTTTTGTGTCGCGCGCGCGAAGACTATACGCAAGTTGCTTTTGGAGCACCGTACGTTAATTTTTCGGAACAGACGGACAAAGGTTTGTTCACACTTGAAGGTTCGCGATCGGCCACGGGGGCCGCCGCAACGTGGATGACGGCACGTGCGGTCGGCTTTGATCAAAAAGGTTACGGCCGTATCATTTCGCGCACCATTCGCATTCGTCGAGAACTAGAAACTGCGCTGTCGGCCTTAGAGGGCGTGCGCGTTGCGCCCAGAGCTGAAACGAATCTTCTTTGCTTTGCACTTGCCTACAAAGGCGACAGCATCGAGGTGGCAAATAAACGGGCGAATCGCTTTTACCAGAAGATGAATCAGTCAGATTCGCCGTTCTATGTTTCAAAAACAAAACTCAGCCTCAAGGACGACGCGCCGTACGCGAAGTACGTTAGAAAATGGATGGCCTCATTGGGGCTTGATATTTCACCAGAGGAGACATCAAAGGAACTTGTTTTGATCCGCTTGACGTTGATGAACCCGTTTATCGACAGCCAAGAACTAAAAACCCGACTAATGTCAGAATTCGTCAGCCTCGTCGAAAAGGAAAAGTAAGGAAAAATAAAGCTACTTTCTGCGAAACTTGATCTCGATCAAGGAATTGGGACTCGAAAACGGGCACTTTGATCAAAGATTGAGGTGCACAGGTGGCGGACTTTTCGCTGACTCTAAAGTCGGATTGGACCGAAGCTAAGAGAATTGAGCGCACTTTACGTGCGGTCGAAAACCTTACGCCTTTGGATTCCCTTTCGCTTGAAGATGCAGGAGAAGACCGGTCTGAAGCCGAGTTAAGGTTAGCGATTGCCTTAAAATGGATTCAAGAAACCTTTGGCGCCCGAGCCAAAATCTCGGTTTTAGGTAAGACCAAAGCGAAGGTCCGCATTGCCAGTGCGGGCTGTTGCGGTGTCTGCGGGGGAGGGGGGGACGAATGACTTTCGCGGGAATATCTCGGCAAACGACGATCGTTGGACTTCTTCTTAGTGGTCAAGCTTTTGCTTGGGTGTTGTGTTTCTTAGAGAAGGTTCTCGTCAATCATTTGGATCTGTCGATGGTTAAGCTTAATTGCACCGGCAGATTCAATTTCACTCAGGACGCGCGAAAAAGTTTCAGGACGCAGTCCAAGCATCAGTGCGACTTCGTGTTTCTTATGGGGCAACCGAATGAGTTCGCTTTCTTGTTCAATCACGAGGCGTTTAAGAAATGCAGCGACTCGTTCGCGTGCCGAGGAAAGGCTGATCGAATCAATGACCACATTCAAATGGTCCATCCATTTACAAATCGAACGCAATACCGACGGATAAAGCTTGGGATGTTTTTCAAGAATTTGATGCAGTCGGTCTTTGGGCAAAAAATAGAGCGTCAGGTCAGATGCGGCAGTCACCCAATCGGTCTGAAGCGCGCCGTCAATGGCAGAACGTTCTCCAAAGCAGTCGCCTGCTTGAAAGTGGTGTAAAATGAGTTCTTTTCCGTTTGAGTTTAATCGATGCGCCTTCGCGCGACCTTTTTGGATCAAAAATAAACCAGGTGAAAGTTCGTCACCCGAAATCACCAGCGAGTCTTTGGCGTGCTTTACTTGCGAAAGAGACCCAAGAATTTCTTCGGTGATGGTTTCTTCCATGGTCGAGCAGATGGGGCAGTTCAGTTCAGAGGAGTTCAATGACGCTCCAGGTGGGGGTGTTAATTGAGTATCGATGCGACGATCTTATCTTTATAATTGCAGTCGTATAAAAGTACGTGAAATTGAAAGGAATTGCTATGAGCATCAAGTTAAATCCCGGCAAATGGAAATCTGGCCTCGTTCCAGCTTCGTTTGTCATGGCCAGTATTGTTTTTTCGATGACCGCGCTGGCCGCTGTCGACATGAGTCTCGATATTAGTAAACTTCCCGTCGAGGAAGCGAAAGTGACCTACGCACCTGAAGTGCCGCCTGCGATTACTCGTAAAAAACCAGCACGGGTGAAGGTTACACTTGAAACTAAAGAGGTAAAAAAACGCCTGGCTGATGGCGTCGAATACACGTTTTGGACCTTTGGTGGGTCCGTACCGGGTCCGATGATTCGTATTCGCGAGGGTGACTATGTCGACTTTACGCTGGCGAACCACCCTTCTAGCAAAATGCCACACAACATCGATCTCCATGCGGTGACCGGTCAAGGCGGCGGCGCCGAGGGTTCATTCACGGCGCCTGGACACAGTTCGACCTTTTCGTTCCGAGCGTTAAATCCAGGACTCTACATTTACCACTGTGCGACCGCACCTGTCGGTATGCATATCGCAAATGGAATGTACGGGTTGATCTTAGTTGAGTCAGAAAAAGGTTTTCCAAAGGTCGACCGTGAATTCTATGTTCTTCAGAGCGAGTTCTATACGAAGGGTAAGCATGGTCAAAAAGGCCTGCAACCATTCGATATGGAAAAAGCCATCAAGGAACAGCCAGACTACGTTGTCTTCAATGGCTCCGTTGGCGCCCTTACTGGCGACAACGCGATCAAGGCACAGTCGGGAGAAACGATCCGCATTTTCGTCGGTAACGGCGGTCCAAACTTGGTGTCATCCTTCCACGTGATCGGTGAAGTGTTCGACAACGTCTACCAAGACGGCGGAACCAAGATCACTCAGAACAATGTGCAAACGACTTTGGTCCCTGCCGGCGGATCTTCGATCGTGGAGTTCAAAGCCGACACTTCGTCGAACTTGATTCTGGTTGATCATTCCATTTTCCGCGCCTTCAACAAAGGTGCGCTTGGAATGTTGAAAGTTGATGGAGGACATCGCCCAGAAATCTACACAGGTAAAACGGTCGATGCGGTCTACCTTCCCGAGGGAAGTGCGATCCAAACGATTCCGCAGGAAGCAAAGCTGGCAGCAAAGGCCATCACCTTTGAGCAGCGCGTGGCAGCTGGTAAAGTGACATATGCCAATAGCTGTGCGGCTTGTCACCAGGTCAATGGCCAAGGTGTTCCAGGCGCATTCCCACCGCTGGCGAAGGCGGATTTCTTGATGGCGGACAAGAAGCGATCAATCCGCGCGCTTGTTCATGGACTTGAAGGAAAGATTAAAGTGAATGGCGGCGACTACGATGGCGTTATGCCGGCGCTTGGGCTGGACGATGAAGACATCGCCAACGTCCTCACTTACGTGCGTAACTCTTGGGGTAACAAAGGTGATATGGTTAAACCTGGTGAAGTGAAAGCAGAACGAAAGTGATGTGTTTCGCAAAGGCGTTGCGCATTGGTGCTTCGCGATTGACCGCTGCAACTGCCTCTCTGTTTGTTTTCTTGATGAGCATAAACAGTGGGGCGGTAGAACTGAATTCAAATCGTGTTGTCGGTGGCGGCAACGGTGCGAAGTCGGTCACCCCAAAACAGGCAGCCCGGTCAGTTAAAATTTCAGGCGGAGTTTATTCTCCGCTGTTTCGGGAGCCCGACGAAGTAGATCGTCAGATCCCGCCGTTTAAGCTCGACAAGTATGCGGTCACTCGCGCGGAGTTTCAGAACTTCCTCGCCAAGAATCCACACTTTTTGTCGAAAGCGATGGCGGCACGGCTTGCTGACTCCAATTATCTTGAAGGTTGGATTGATGGCCAAGCCCCTGCTGGGACCTCTGATTGGCCGGTGACGTCCGTTTCGTGGTTTGCTGCGCGTGCGTATTGCAAATCGGTGGGTGGACACCTCCCGCGTGTCGATGAATGGGAATTCGCGGCGCGAGCGGAAAAAAAAGAAAATCTACAGCGAATTTTAGATTGGTATTCACAACCCGCAGACGCTCTTCGTCCTGTCAAAGCGCTTAAGCCTGATCCAGCGACGGGACTCGTGGGAATGCATGGAATTGTGTGGGAATGGGTTGAAGACTTTTCGTCAGTGATCGTGCAGGGGGATTCCCGGTCGTCTAACGACACAGACAAAGATCTGTTCTGCGCGGCGGGTGCAATGAAGGCGAAGCGTCCAGAAGAGTATGCCACGTTTATGCGGTTTGCGTTTCGTAGCAGTTTAAAGGCGAAGTCAGCGGCGCGGTCTCTGGGATTTCGCTGTGCTTATGATTGATCAAACCGAGTCCCTCGAAGGACTCTGATTGGAAGAGAAATGAATTTGTTTACTCGTAAAGTCGAAATTGGACTGACTATATGTGCAATTCTTTTTCTGGTCGCACAGCCCGTTGGCGCCCAAGTTCCTGCGCCTGTTAATGCGCAGGCTAGCGCCGCTGAAAAAGAAGATTCGATTTATGTATCCGAAGGAAAATGGGTCAGTCAGTCGAATGTCGAGCGGCGATTTAACGACCTGAAGGGTGTACCGCGTGTCATGACGATGGTCTTTACAAAGTGCCCGTCTGCGTGCCCGATGATTGTCAGTGACATAAAGAGACTCGAAGCTCAATTAAACAAAAAGGCCAAGGCGCAGGTACGGTTCACGCTTTTTTCGTTTGACCCAAAAAATGATCAACCGGAAGCGCTAGCTGCGTTTGCAAAAAAAATGAAGCTTGGACCGCAGTGGGACCTATTTGTTGCAAATGAATCTGATACTAGGGAACTCGCCGCGATCCTTGGTGTTCAATACAAACAAATTCCTTCAGGAGATTTTATTCACACGAACATGATGATCGCCGTCGATAGCGAAGGACGACTACTCGCCCAACGCAATGGTTTTGAAAAACCGGTAGATCCACTCGCAAAAGCGCTCAATCAGGCGACCGGTCGAAAGTGAGCTGGTTGACCAAAAGGTATTGCTGCTCGAAAGGGAGCTAAACATGGGAAGTGTCAAAATAGGTCTTATTTTGGGGTTATTGTTTGGCGGCATCAGAGTTTGGGCACAAACAGATCGGATTCAAATCGGTGGATCGGCCCGAGTACGTGCCGAGTTCAGAGACAACGCAGATTTCAGCAATACAACGGGCGATAAAGTCGATTTTTTCGGATCACGTTTTCGTCTCGACATGAAAGTTCATGCTGTCGAGAAAGTGATTGTCTTTTTACAACCTCAGTATTCAAAAATTTGGGGTGAGCCGGTGTTCGTTCCATCTGGGGTTGCGACCAACACGGCGGCAAATACCAGCGGAGCCACCAAAGATACACCCATCGATATTCATCAAGCCTACATGGCCTACCAGCCGGAAGAATCGTTTTCATTCATATTCGGGCGAAAGGAGCTGAATTACGGAGATGAGCTTCTTGTGGGAGGATTAGGATGGAGCAACTTCGGTCGCTCATTTGATCTTGCTTTAGCCAGCTATAAGCATTCTTACGGAATCGTGGATGTTTTCCACTCAATCGTCATCGACCGAAATACGACGGGTGCTGGCGCGGGGGATCGGGAATTTTCAGGAATTTATGCGTCTAACAAAATCTCTGAAGTGATGGCTCAAGCGGATGCCTACGTTCTATACTCAAGTGAGCCTTCGACCTCACCGTCTTCCACGACGACAGCTTACGGTATCCGGCTTAAGTCACCCGTTGGTCCCTTCGACTACCGTGGCGAAGCGACTTTTGAAAACGTAACTACTACAGAATCCACTGGGGAACGAAGCTACGACATTGAAGCGGGTTATACGCTCGATGCCGCGAACAAGCTTCGTTTCGCGGTCGAGTGGTTTAGCGCGAGTGCCGGGTTTGACCAGCTATTTCCCACGGGTCATAAATGGCTCGGATATGCCGACTTGTTTTCGCGGCGTAATATTCAAGGTTATCGCGCTAAAGTTACGGCCCAGATTTTTTCAAGTTTCGTTGCGGCTGTCGATTACCATCATTTTGAACGTCAAGATGTCGGCCGATCGGCCTATAAGATCAATGGGACATCGGCGTACGGCGTGACCGGTGACAGTGGCACGATCGCCAATGAATATGACATTGTGCTCACTTATATTTTGGACGAGAACTTTACTTTGGAAGGTGGTGCCTCGCTCATTATGCCGAGCGACTATTTAAAGAACAACGGAGCAAGCGACAATGCCTCGTTCTACTATCTACAGGCAGCGACTTCATTTTGAAAACGTACGGTATCTTAGATTTTTTTGCCTCCAGCGAATGCTTTTTCAATCGACCGGTCGAAAGTGAGCTGGTTGACGAATCGGGGATGCCGGTCGTTCATAGCTCCATACAAAGTCGATTGCTGACATTGGTGCTTTGAAGTCGACAGTTTTTCCGGGTGAACTGAATTCCCCTTTTGGCAGCAGGTTTCTTTTAAGTTGGAAGAACGTTGTTTCGACTTGAACAATTACCAGCGGGTCAGAAAAGCTGTGGACCAGCGTTCCGGTAATTTCAAAGGTTCCCTTACCTGCGAGAAAGCGGTCTGGCTTTTGCGGTTCGCCGACGGTGGCTGATGGCTGTTGAATCGATCCCATCTTTTGAGCTTTGCCAAGATCCAGCGTCAAGTTAATTGAATCACCGACATTTTTGCTTTCTAAATACGTAGCTTGCGCCTCTGAAAGTGCTTCGCCCTTTAGTTGGTAAAGTTGCAGTCCACTTAAGATTAGGAACACCGACGAATCAGTAGAGAACCCAACGGTCCCGCGAAGCTGAACCTTTTCACCCAGCACACGGAAATATTCTGGTTCTTTCAATGTCAGTTCTTGAAGGTCGCTCTTTTGGTGAATTTGAACATTCGGCCATTTTAGGTCAATTGCGCCTGCCGGTGGTGCGACTTCGGTTTCAATATTAGCGAGCGAAGCCTTCAGCAGGCGTATTTGCATCTCGGGTGAGAGCTTTGACCGGTTGATGCGAACAAAGAACTTCTCGGTCTGCATGACGAAGTGCGAATCGTCGGTTGTGGCGTGAACGCGGCCCTTGATGTTCGGTACCCTTTCAGCAGAACTTGCGGTTGTGCTGGCTGTGGTCGTCATTGATAAAACTGCGACTGAAGCGACTGTGACTAGCGTACATTTTTTCATCGCGTCCCTCTATTCGATTGAGAATTCAGTTCCCTTAATACAAGGCTGCTCTTGATCGAGGTGCGCAACAATCGTCAGGGGGGGCTGATTTTGAGTCAGAAAACGAGACAATGTACCCCATAGGCTTCGTGCCCCCTTTTAAGTCAGCGAATAGAACTAAAAACGCATAGGATCGCTATATGGGGCAAGACGCCGAAGTTCGACAGCCAGCTTGTCACGGGATATGCGTCAAGGCGCTAGACGGAACAGTGCTGTCACAAAACCTAAAATGTATCGAGATCTGCGGTGATATGCGTGGGCAGATCTGCGGAAAAGGCTGCATGTTAAATCGGGCGGCACATCCAGATTTTCCGGCTGTTGACGAAGGTGTATGCCACTTGAGTGGCATTTGGTCTGACGGACATTTAGTCGACGCCGTACTTATAAATGACGGTGAAAATCTAACGACGTATCTTTTAGACAAGCAATCGACGGTCGATCGGAAGCTTTTTCTATTAAGTCCGTATGGACTTTCAGATGCTGAGAAAAATGTCACGGAACTCCTTTTGGCGGGCCGAACCAATCGCGAAATTGCGACGGCGCTATATATTTCAATGAGTACCGTTCGCACCCATCTCGGCAACATCTACAAAAAAGTGCCGAAGGAAATTCGTATTCTGTTCTTTCGCTAAATCTCCCAGTCATGCGCCTTGAGCCCAGTTGATCCTTTATTTAATGAGAAGCAAGCGAGAGTCTTCGGTTGCTGACACCTCGTGCTCAACGTCTGCTGGAATCTCGAAGTAGCTCCCAGCAGGCATAAGGGTCGTTTCACCTTCTATCGTAAAGCGCACCGTGCCAGTGTGAACAAATAAAAAAGCTGGTGTATTAGTCTTATGCTTATCCAAGGTTTGGCCCTTAACAAAACCAAGGCCAACTACCTTGAATGCACCTGCGTGCAACACCCGAACCACCTTCTGTTTCAGATCTAGCTCTATTTCCCTGTCTAGCATTTTACCCATGATGAACCTCTCTTCGTCTCGGATTTGGTCGAGATATACGTTTATATTGCATTTTTATACGAATGTATATACCGTATTTGTATGAGTGCAAAAGATGACATCTACATTGCAGCAATCGAACTTTTCTCAAAACGAGGTTTTGACGGAGTTTCAATAAGAGATATCGCTACCTTGGCCAATGTGCATTTTGCCAGCATTCGGTATCACTTTGGCGACAAAGAAGACCTATATAATGCCTGTATTTCAAAGCATGGTGAAAGCCGACTTGTATCGGCAAGGCGGTTTTTGAGTGCCGAGCCTAAAAGCTCTGAAGATATGCGACTTCGCCTTGGATATGCGATTGACGATGTTTTTCGAATTCACAATGAGAATCCATTTTTAACAAAGCTGTTACTGGTCGAAGTAGAATCAGCGGATCATCGAGCGGATCTCGTTCTAAAAAAGACAATGGTTGCAATGACAGAAACCTATGCTCAGTTTTTCAAGGTTTGCCAAAAAAAGAAATTTCTTAACAGCAATTTAGATCCGCTTTTTGTGGCGCAGTCGCTGATGGGCATATTGCATCATTTTATGAGAACAGAATCAGTTAGAGAGCGACTTCTTGCTCACAAAAAACTGAAACACAACGAAAGCAAAGAACGTATGGTCGAAAACATAATTACCTTATTTCTTGGAAAGAAATAAAAGAGTGGAGAATCCCGTGAAAACTATTTTTGCCGCCTTAACGATAACACTTTTGTTAAGCAGTACATTTGCCGCCGAAAACCATCACGACCACAACAAGCCCACGTCCGAAGAAAAAAATGTCCATCCAAAAAGCGCATTGGTCCTAAATAGTGGTAAAAAATGGTCGGCCGATCAGGACATGAAAGAAAATATGGAGGCTATTTATAAGCAGTTCGTAATCTTCAATGAGCTATCAAAAACAAAAAAATCCACAAATAAAGACGCCATTCAGCTAAGCGCAGTTATTAACGCTTCGGCCGGAAATATTATAAGTAAGTGCAAAATGGAACCGAAGCAGGATCAGGCTTTTCATGTGATACTTTCCGACTTACTCGCTGTCGCCGCTGATTTAAAAAAACCAGCAAAAGTCGAGCTGGCAATAGAAAGTCTTTCGCGAGCGTTGAAGAACTATACCAAATACTTTGATCATTCTCTTCCAATCTAACTCATCAAACGGAAGGCGCTAAAATGGAAAAGACCGAAACAATGAAAACAAAACGACCAATTTTGATAACCTCGTTATCTATCGTCGCCGCTCTGTTCGGGATTGCTACTGTGAAAGAAGGTGGCACTGTTCTCTTTACGGAGGCGGGCCAGCAAGGCGCTGGAAACTTTGTTCCATTTGTCTTGTGGTTCAATTTTTTTGCCGGGTTTGTATATATCCTTGCTGGTATTATGCTTTTTAAGCTCAAAAGTTGTTCTCGAAAACTTTCAGCTGTGATTGCGATTGCTACGACCATTGTTTTCACGCTTTTGGGAGTCCACATTCTAAATGGGGGCGCATTTGAGTCCAGAACGGTTGTCGCTATGACTCTCCGATCTGGAATTTGGATAGCAATCGCACTTTTAGCATTCAGGGCAGAAGCGCTCAAGCCTGTCGATTGCAAATGCTAGTACGGAGGGAAAAATGAGAGGCTTTCTGGTATTGTTCCCTTTGTTCGTTCATATGAGTACTGCTGTCGCCAACGATCATGTTGAGTCATTGACCCTTGCTGTGGTCGAGCGCCAGGCATTAGATTTATCGTTCAATGCAAAAACGATAAATGCCGAGCTGGAAGCAGCTCGGAATAAAGCTGAGGCTCAGCAGTCTCTTCTCTTTCCGAAACTTTCACTGGATGGAACCTACAAGTTTATTTCGGAAGTTCCCACACTCAAATTTCCGGGAGGTGCGACCACTCCTTTTGGAGACCATCAAAACTATTCCATAGGCCCGACAATAACGTGGAACTTTTTGGATTTTGGCTCAACTAGAAAGCTGGTTGGTGGAGCAGAATCATTGAAAGCTTCAAAAGAAGCTGAGAAGCATTTAATCGAAAGACAAATACTACTCGGAGCTCGCTTAGCTTATTTTAAAATTCAGCTTAGAACCGAGCAGCAAAGGTTAGTGACGGACTCTTTGAAACTTGCAGAGTCTCAATATCGGGACATCCAACGTCGAAAGAATATAGGTTCATCAAATCGGATCGATTTACTTGCGGCACATAAAGAAGTATTAAATTTAAAACTACAATCTCGGCAATTGCAGTCAGATCTCTCTTTGGACTTTCGGGATATTTATGCGCTCATTGGTAAAAATGAATCATCGCATGTTCCGAGCTCAGGCGGCGTAGACCCCATTCAGACTTCTCTAATTACCCTCGGCAATTATGAAGATGCTCATTTTAACGAAAATGCCCTAAGTCAGCATCCTCTCGTAAAAGTACATTCGGCCAACGCGGAATCTCTTCGGTTAATATCAGAAAGTTTAAAAGCAAACGTACTTCCCAAACTATCGCTGTTTTTAAGATCATCAATCGACTATCCAAACGGACCAATTTTAGAAAACATCAATCAGAATACAGTTGGCCTAACCCTAAGTATGCCGCTTTATGAGGGGGGGCGCTCATCGAGTGAAGCCGCTGAAAAGCAGAACTTAGCCGTCGCAAGCGATAGTCGGCGTGAACAAGCTCGAATAGATATCTATCGAGATTGGCAGAAAGCTAAAGACCAACTTAAAGGCCTTCGTGAAAAACGTGAGATTCATGACGACTTAATAAAGGAAAGTGTTGAAAGGGCAAAATTAGTCTATGGGTCGTATCGCACCGGACGATCGAGTTTTTTAGAGGTTCAGAGTGCAAACCTACATGCGCTAGAGGCCAAGGTCCAGGCCACAACCAATGACGTTCAAATTCTAATTCAACTGGCCCATCTGGCAAGTATGTCTGAGGAGCAATAAGAATGACTTCGAAAAAGCCTTTCAATAAAAAACTTTTACTTCCGGTTCCTTTGATTTTGATCGCGATCATTGCTTACTTTTTTCTGGGACGAAAATCAGAGTTTCACTATGTTGGGACCGTCGAAGCCACAAAAACCGACATATCGTCTCGAATTTCTTCCGTAATTTCCTCATTTCCAGCGCGCGAAGGTTCCAGGGTAAAAAAGGGCGACCTCCTTGTTCAGATGGCCTGCGAAGATACTAAGCTCATTCTAGATTCAACAAAAAAAGATTTTGAACGTGCCGAAAGGCTTTTTCGGATTGGGTCCCTGTCTCAGGAAAATTTCGACCACCTCAAAACAAAAAAAGACGAATCCTCTTTGAAAATGGATTGGTGTTCAATTGTCGCTTTGAAAGACACCTCCGTTCTCAACACTTACCGCGAGGAGGGCGAATACGTTAATCCAGGCACCAAGCTGCTCACACTTGTTAATCTGTCTGAGGTCTGGACCGTTATTTATGTTCCCCAGCTTGTTCTTTCTCAGATTTCGATCGGAAAGAAGGTTACTGGATTCCTGCCGGAGTTAAACATGCGTCCTTTTGAGGGCAAAATTTCCTATATTAGTGATGCCGCCGAGTTTACGCCAAAAAACGTTCAAACTCGTGAAGAGCGAACACGATTAGTATTTGGTGTTAAAATAACGTTTGTGAACCCTGATGAGCTACTAAAGCCAGGTATGTCCTTAGAAGTTAAGCTGGAGTAGTGAATGCAACAAAACAGCATTGGCATCAAAGTTTCGAACATCAAAAAAAAACTTGGTATTAACCAGGCCCTCGACGGAATTTCCACAAACTTTTCTGATGGGCTTCTACACGGTGTCATTGGTCCAGAAGGTGCTGGAAAAACAACGCTCCTAAGGACTCTGCTTGGCCTCCTGAAACCAGACCAAGGCGAGATTCAATTTACAAATTACGGCAGTATAATTCAGTACAAAGACATTCGTTCATCAATTGCCTATATGCCACAACAGCAAAGTCTTTACGCTGACCTTTCGGTCTCGGAGCACCTTGATTTTTTCTGCGACCTCTATCAAATCCCAACTGCCATTTATCAAAAACGTCGAGAAGAGCTTTTGCATATTACTCGCCTAGACAAGTTTACTGACCGACCGGCGGGGAAGCTATCCGGCGGGATGTACAAGAAACTTGGCCTGATGTGTGCGTTGCTCCAATCTCCGTCGGCAATTTTATTAGATGAGCCCACAAACGGAGTCGATCCAATAAGTCGACGAGAGTTTTGGGACTTACTTTATCGACTTTCAAAAGAAAAAATACTCATCATTTTCGCCACTGCCTATATGGACGAAGCTGAGCGTTGTGATCGCGTCCATGTTTTGTCGTCGGGGTCTCTAATAGCGGAGGGAACTCCACGTGGTATTCTCGAGCGAGAAAATGTTAAAAATTACGACGCCCTTTTTTTAAAAAAGGCAGCTGAAGGTATGTTGTGAAGAACCTTAGTGCGGTTTCGGTCGATGTATCAGAACTCACGGTAAAATTTGGTGACTTTGTTGCGGTTAACAATATTTCTTTCTCTGTTGGGACAGGCGAAATATTTGGATTTTTAGGAGCTAATGGCGCCGGAAAAACAACAACCATTCGCGTTTTGTGCGGTCTCTTGGTTCCAACCTCAGGCCGGGTTCAAATTTCTGATGTCAGTTTTGAAGAAGGCAGCGAGGCGATGAAATCCAAAGTCGGCTACATGTCGCAAAAATTTACCCTCTACAATGATTTAACGGTCGACGAAAATTTCGCATTTACGGCGAGCCTGAGGAAGCTGCCCAGATTAACCCTAAATAAACGTAAAGACGAACTCCTCGAA
The window above is part of the Deltaproteobacteria bacterium genome. Proteins encoded here:
- a CDS encoding Crp/Fnr family transcriptional regulator → MNSSELNCPICSTMEETITEEILGSLSQVKHAKDSLVISGDELSPGLFLIQKGRAKAHRLNSNGKELILHHFQAGDCFGERSAIDGALQTDWVTAASDLTLYFLPKDRLHQILEKHPKLYPSVLRSICKWMDHLNVVIDSISLSSARERVAAFLKRLVIEQESELIRLPHKKHEVALMLGLRPETFSRVLSEIESAGAIKLNHRQIQMIDENLL
- the nirK gene encoding nitrite reductase, copper-containing, with amino-acid sequence MASIVFSMTALAAVDMSLDISKLPVEEAKVTYAPEVPPAITRKKPARVKVTLETKEVKKRLADGVEYTFWTFGGSVPGPMIRIREGDYVDFTLANHPSSKMPHNIDLHAVTGQGGGAEGSFTAPGHSSTFSFRALNPGLYIYHCATAPVGMHIANGMYGLILVESEKGFPKVDREFYVLQSEFYTKGKHGQKGLQPFDMEKAIKEQPDYVVFNGSVGALTGDNAIKAQSGETIRIFVGNGGPNLVSSFHVIGEVFDNVYQDGGTKITQNNVQTTLVPAGGSSIVEFKADTSSNLILVDHSIFRAFNKGALGMLKVDGGHRPEIYTGKTVDAVYLPEGSAIQTIPQEAKLAAKAITFEQRVAAGKVTYANSCAACHQVNGQGVPGAFPPLAKADFLMADKKRSIRALVHGLEGKIKVNGGDYDGVMPALGLDDEDIANVLTYVRNSWGNKGDMVKPGEVKAERK
- a CDS encoding formylglycine-generating enzyme family protein encodes the protein MCFAKALRIGASRLTAATASLFVFLMSINSGAVELNSNRVVGGGNGAKSVTPKQAARSVKISGGVYSPLFREPDEVDRQIPPFKLDKYAVTRAEFQNFLAKNPHFLSKAMAARLADSNYLEGWIDGQAPAGTSDWPVTSVSWFAARAYCKSVGGHLPRVDEWEFAARAEKKENLQRILDWYSQPADALRPVKALKPDPATGLVGMHGIVWEWVEDFSSVIVQGDSRSSNDTDKDLFCAAGAMKAKRPEEYATFMRFAFRSSLKAKSAARSLGFRCAYD
- a CDS encoding SCO family protein, with the translated sequence MNLFTRKVEIGLTICAILFLVAQPVGAQVPAPVNAQASAAEKEDSIYVSEGKWVSQSNVERRFNDLKGVPRVMTMVFTKCPSACPMIVSDIKRLEAQLNKKAKAQVRFTLFSFDPKNDQPEALAAFAKKMKLGPQWDLFVANESDTRELAAILGVQYKQIPSGDFIHTNMMIAVDSEGRLLAQRNGFEKPVDPLAKALNQATGRK
- a CDS encoding alginate export family protein, which gives rise to MGSVKIGLILGLLFGGIRVWAQTDRIQIGGSARVRAEFRDNADFSNTTGDKVDFFGSRFRLDMKVHAVEKVIVFLQPQYSKIWGEPVFVPSGVATNTAANTSGATKDTPIDIHQAYMAYQPEESFSFIFGRKELNYGDELLVGGLGWSNFGRSFDLALASYKHSYGIVDVFHSIVIDRNTTGAGAGDREFSGIYASNKISEVMAQADAYVLYSSEPSTSPSSTTTAYGIRLKSPVGPFDYRGEATFENVTTTESTGERSYDIEAGYTLDAANKLRFAVEWFSASAGFDQLFPTGHKWLGYADLFSRRNIQGYRAKVTAQIFSSFVAAVDYHHFERQDVGRSAYKINGTSAYGVTGDSGTIANEYDIVLTYILDENFTLEGGASLIMPSDYLKNNGASDNASFYYLQAATSF
- a CDS encoding helix-turn-helix transcriptional regulator; the protein is MGQDAEVRQPACHGICVKALDGTVLSQNLKCIEICGDMRGQICGKGCMLNRAAHPDFPAVDEGVCHLSGIWSDGHLVDAVLINDGENLTTYLLDKQSTVDRKLFLLSPYGLSDAEKNVTELLLAGRTNREIATALYISMSTVRTHLGNIYKKVPKEIRILFFR
- a CDS encoding cupin domain-containing protein, yielding MGKMLDREIELDLKQKVVRVLHAGAFKVVGLGFVKGQTLDKHKTNTPAFLFVHTGTVRFTIEGETTLMPAGSYFEIPADVEHEVSATEDSRLLLIK